The genomic window ATCGCAAGCAGCCGCGAGCATGCTTGCACGAGGAGCACGCCGTCCGGCTGGGAGCCGCCATGAGCGAGCCGGCGCATGCTTGCACGAGGAACATCCCGTCCGGCTGGGAGCCGCCATGAGCGAGCCGATCTTCTTCGCAGTGCACGACGACGCCCCGGTGCTGGAACGGCTCACGCGCGACCTGGGCCGGCGCTTCGGGGCCGACTACCGGGTCGTCGCCGAGTGCTCGCCGGCCGCCGCGCTGGCCGCGCTGGCCCGGCTTGCGGCCCGGTCGGAGGAGGTCTGCCTGGTCATCGCGGCCCAGGAGATGGCCGGGATGCCCGGGCTGGACCTGCTCGCCCGCGCTCACGAGCTGCACCCGGGGGCCAAGCGCATCCTGCTCGTCGAGCGTGGCAACTTCACCTCGGCCAACCCGGTCGTGCGGGCGATGACGCTGGGCCAGATCGACTACTACCTGGCCAGACCGTGGGAGCCGGTGGAGCGGAGCCTGTACCCCGCGGTGACCGAGTTCCTGGCCTCCTGGGACAAGTCCCGCGGGAGCTCGTTCGAGCTGCTCCGCATCGTGGGGTCGCGCTGGGGGACGCGCTCCCACGAGCTGCGGGACGTGCTCTCGCGCGTGGCCGTGCCGTTCGGCTTCTACGCCGACGACTCCGAGGAGGGCCGCCGGCTGCTCCAGGAGGCCGGCCAGGACGGAACGCGCCTGCCGGTGGTGGTGTTCTTCGACGGGCGGATGCTGGTCGACCCGGCGAACGCCGACCTGGCCGAGGCCCTCGGCGTCAGGACCCGGCCAGACGTCCAAGCCTGCGACGTCGCCATCATCGGGGCGGGGCCGGCCGGGCTGACCGCCGCGGTGTACGCGGCGTCCGAGGGCCTGCGCACGCTGGTGCTGGAGCCGGAGGTCCCGGGTGGCCAGGCCGGCACCAGCTCCCGGATCCGCAACTACCCCGGCTTCCCCCGCGGGATCAGCGGCGACGACCTCGCCTACCGCGCCTTCGAGCAGGCGTGGTTGTTCGGGGCCGACTTCGTCTTCTCCCAGGCCGCCACCGGCCTGTGCGTGCATGGGCCCGACCGGCTGGTCCGGCTCTCCGACGGCAGCGAGGTCGCGGCGCGCACGGTGATCATCGCGACCGGCGCCGCATGGCGGCGCCTGGACGTCGCGCAGCTCGAGGCACTGCACGGCATGGGCGTGTTCTACGGCGCGGCCGGTTCCGAGGCCCGGGCCATGGAGGGTCGGGACGTCTTCGTGGTGGGCGCCGGCAACTCGGCTGGCCAGGCAGCCCTCCACCTGGCCAGGTACGCCGCGTCGGTCACGATCGTGGCAATCGAGCACGCCCTGGGCGAGCACATGTCCGACTACCTGGTCCAGCAGATCGGGGCCACGCCAAACGTCGCTGCCCGCCTCCACTGCGAGGTGGTCGCCTGCCACGGTGAGCGGCGCCTGGAAGGGCTCACCCTGCGCGACCGCGTCGACGGTGTCACCGAGGCCGTGCCCGCCGCCGCCCTGTTCGTGCTGATCGGGGCCGAGCCGCACACCACATGGCTGGACGGCACCGTCGAGCGCGACGAGCGCGGCTACGTCC from Actinomycetes bacterium includes these protein-coding regions:
- a CDS encoding FAD-dependent oxidoreductase, which encodes MSEPIFFAVHDDAPVLERLTRDLGRRFGADYRVVAECSPAAALAALARLAARSEEVCLVIAAQEMAGMPGLDLLARAHELHPGAKRILLVERGNFTSANPVVRAMTLGQIDYYLARPWEPVERSLYPAVTEFLASWDKSRGSSFELLRIVGSRWGTRSHELRDVLSRVAVPFGFYADDSEEGRRLLQEAGQDGTRLPVVVFFDGRMLVDPANADLAEALGVRTRPDVQACDVAIIGAGPAGLTAAVYAASEGLRTLVLEPEVPGGQAGTSSRIRNYPGFPRGISGDDLAYRAFEQAWLFGADFVFSQAATGLCVHGPDRLVRLSDGSEVAARTVIIATGAAWRRLDVAQLEALHGMGVFYGAAGSEARAMEGRDVFVVGAGNSAGQAALHLARYAASVTIVAIEHALGEHMSDYLVQQIGATPNVAARLHCEVVACHGERRLEGLTLRDRVDGVTEAVPAAALFVLIGAEPHTTWLDGTVERDERGYVLTGRDLFRAGRSPAGWPLERQPLLLEASVPGVFAAGDVRFRSVKRVATAVGEGAIAVALVHEYLAEQADGPRPLQADGPRPLQAEGPPYAEERSQPGPAT